The following coding sequences lie in one Tichowtungia aerotolerans genomic window:
- a CDS encoding sulfatase-like hydrolase/transferase, which yields MRNGTKEMTALGSLAVSVLFASDLPNVVMIMADDWGWSDIAAYRRFQGLDDPIPTPNLDRLVAGGMMFTDAHSPAALCAPTRFSMMTGSNPYRNGIQWGTWGFTANCAFSNGRKHVTVGEIAQTAGYRTSFFGKMHFGGGSIDYESVMPEFPTTYGFDYTFCSHGGIQDPPYLYFENDRFVKIDPTNPLIPSLPGMNSNLVEWAAGHYTIANGTGVIQVDHAGTGDAYWNSSQNGIINSKKAADFIADHVVNYSDRPFMMYYCAPQVHLPHTPPIDFNPNADGVPHAAGDPDFVPVDGLTGGTEVADMVHELDLQVGRIINRLEDPNGDGDFSDSILTNTLVMFTSDNGGLATDRGLADYDSTGVLRGWKASSYEGGHRVPFVAAWPGHIATNSVSDQLICSSDWVGLMYALTTNSMAADQAMDCVNILPILLGEQPENEPVHDFLILQGHSVSKSENSFIMRQGDYVLLMDDNRDPVELYNLATDFSQETNLIAEASEQTRVADMEALFKQYDQQNDPRSTEAYIAPDVHPPLPDPAGFSVAPFAIAGSSVFMTAEIGADFSEPVEYRFIEQSGHEGGTSSEWQQSPDYTDKGLLPGLTYSYSVQMRDALGRTGTMSADLDVTTTTNHALLFESFERSADAGDITFPPYPVEMWHHQVDGSWTRDESSADTSVEIGDYGTLSGNEMRIGWGYDEVVTLYSTALVIDTNRTYYLSGKWEMDSGPFLPLGFIAGLAEFNATDGTLIQRLTPDSHVFGDTNSPVPGESGTFSLSLSPAEMAGAGITAGSYIGIFFHHDDDGVLYSEHDSLKGDVYLVDDVLLSMDTGGMFGQWMINYDVEGPLDDSDGDGLNNLSEFALGGSPVDPVRKGNIPMFGKNGDTFFYIYPRRRNCGLNYWLETATNLVFGPWIAGGYTEFPTFGNIDADFEAVTNEFPIYGDESFIRLRVSE from the coding sequence ATGCGGAACGGTACAAAAGAGATGACTGCGCTGGGGAGTCTGGCGGTATCGGTACTTTTTGCCTCGGACCTGCCGAATGTGGTGATGATTATGGCGGATGACTGGGGCTGGTCGGATATTGCCGCCTACCGCCGTTTCCAGGGGTTGGATGATCCGATTCCAACACCGAATCTCGATCGGCTGGTCGCCGGCGGAATGATGTTCACGGATGCCCATTCCCCGGCTGCTCTCTGTGCGCCGACCCGTTTCAGCATGATGACCGGCTCCAACCCTTATCGCAATGGAATTCAGTGGGGGACATGGGGCTTTACCGCGAATTGCGCGTTTTCCAATGGTCGGAAACATGTCACGGTTGGAGAGATCGCTCAGACGGCCGGGTATCGCACCTCCTTTTTCGGAAAAATGCATTTCGGCGGCGGTTCGATCGACTATGAATCGGTGATGCCGGAGTTTCCGACGACCTACGGGTTTGACTACACATTCTGTTCGCACGGTGGAATCCAGGATCCGCCGTACCTCTATTTTGAAAACGACCGGTTTGTTAAAATCGATCCGACGAATCCGCTGATCCCGTCGCTGCCCGGCATGAATTCAAACCTGGTTGAATGGGCTGCGGGTCACTACACGATTGCCAACGGAACAGGAGTGATTCAGGTGGATCACGCGGGAACCGGTGATGCGTACTGGAACTCCAGCCAGAACGGAATCATCAACTCAAAGAAAGCGGCAGATTTTATTGCCGACCATGTGGTGAACTATTCCGACCGTCCGTTTATGATGTATTACTGCGCACCGCAGGTCCATCTACCGCATACGCCGCCGATTGACTTCAATCCGAATGCCGATGGCGTGCCGCACGCGGCCGGTGATCCGGATTTTGTGCCGGTGGATGGCTTAACCGGTGGAACCGAGGTGGCCGATATGGTTCATGAACTGGACCTGCAGGTTGGCCGGATCATAAACCGTCTGGAAGACCCGAACGGTGACGGCGATTTCTCCGACAGCATTCTGACGAACACGCTGGTGATGTTTACCTCCGATAACGGCGGATTGGCCACGGACCGCGGGCTGGCGGATTACGATTCAACCGGAGTGCTGCGCGGCTGGAAGGCCAGTTCTTACGAAGGCGGTCATCGTGTGCCGTTTGTTGCGGCATGGCCGGGTCATATCGCAACCAATTCTGTCAGTGACCAGCTGATCTGCAGTTCGGACTGGGTCGGGCTCATGTATGCCCTGACGACCAACAGTATGGCAGCCGACCAGGCGATGGACTGTGTGAATATTCTTCCGATTCTGCTGGGCGAACAGCCGGAAAACGAACCGGTGCACGATTTCCTGATCCTGCAGGGGCACAGTGTCAGCAAATCAGAAAACTCCTTTATCATGCGGCAGGGCGATTATGTGCTGCTGATGGACGACAACCGCGACCCGGTCGAACTGTATAACCTGGCCACTGATTTTTCCCAGGAAACCAATCTGATTGCCGAAGCCTCTGAACAGACGCGTGTTGCCGATATGGAGGCGTTGTTTAAGCAGTACGATCAGCAGAATGATCCTCGTTCAACAGAGGCCTATATTGCCCCGGATGTACATCCTCCGCTTCCGGACCCGGCCGGGTTTTCGGTTGCACCGTTTGCCATTGCCGGTTCGTCAGTTTTTATGACGGCGGAAATCGGCGCCGATTTCAGCGAGCCGGTTGAATATCGATTTATCGAACAAAGCGGGCACGAGGGCGGGACCTCATCGGAGTGGCAGCAGTCTCCGGATTACACAGATAAAGGTCTGCTCCCGGGACTGACCTATTCCTATTCGGTCCAGATGCGCGATGCTTTGGGCCGTACAGGGACCATGAGTGCCGATTTAGATGTTACCACAACAACCAATCACGCGCTTCTTTTTGAGAGTTTTGAGAGATCGGCAGATGCCGGCGACATTACATTTCCGCCGTATCCGGTCGAAATGTGGCACCATCAGGTGGACGGTTCATGGACAAGAGATGAGTCTTCTGCCGACACCTCAGTTGAGATCGGAGATTACGGCACATTGTCTGGAAATGAAATGCGGATCGGATGGGGGTATGATGAAGTGGTTACGCTTTATTCGACCGCCTTGGTCATCGATACAAACCGCACCTATTACCTGTCCGGAAAATGGGAAATGGACAGCGGTCCGTTTTTGCCGCTGGGCTTTATTGCCGGACTTGCTGAATTCAATGCCACGGACGGCACGCTCATTCAGCGATTGACGCCGGATTCGCATGTGTTTGGCGATACCAATTCTCCGGTGCCCGGAGAGAGCGGAACGTTTAGCCTGTCTCTCTCTCCTGCCGAAATGGCCGGCGCAGGTATCACTGCCGGGAGTTATATTGGAATTTTTTTCCATCATGATGACGACGGCGTTCTGTACAGCGAGCACGATTCGCTGAAAGGGGATGTGTACCTGGTCGACGATGTGCTGCTTTCGATGGATACGGGAGGTATGTTCGGTCAGTGGATGATCAACTACGATGTTGAAGGTCCTTTGGACGACTCGGACGGGGACGGACTGAACAACCTGAGTGAATTTGCGCTGGGCGGAAGTCCGGTCGATCCGGTCCGGAAAGGAAATATTCCAATGTTTGGAAAAAACGGTGACACGTTTTTTTATATCTATCCGCGCCGCAGAAATTGCGGACTGAATTACTGGCTGGAAACGGCAACCAATCTCGTTTTCGGTCCGTGGATTGCCGGTGGATATACAGAGTTTCCAACCTTTGGAAATATTGATGCCGATTTTGAGGCCGTCACCAACGAGTTTCCAATCTATGGAGATGAGTCTTTTATTCGTCTGAGAGTCTCTGAGTAA
- a CDS encoding sensor histidine kinase, with the protein MLLAFAAFPESVDPCFPEQWHTRQAAETRSLTRWPPARIHQLEAEKIRLQKKIAVLPQHDPKVLPDHLGYHSSCEIPGSEGSSPVSTIDLKMEWPRMVSIAMAPAFNPQEPGDGPYAFPTRFKIEVRDAGSGTFSEVVNWMDEDFPDPGPYPVFFSDINLTIDQVRITVPRVERESGVAYFALGELYLFLEQEGQLADNMAVWASVDVSESESFDMPPLWDGRYLCDNIVGLGVPLSGEKNSVKDLVIPYENESLSEPVQIVLDLGQMQKVGRVDLWPAEAPYLLAIPSIGFPREITLELSADPEFKTSETIHVENVGRRMQREDRLSVLCRAYKARYVRIVMDDLPEFMGQRMLGLGEISVSEYGQVFSVGCDVSSKGIPAGYVDQLPRLVDGYTRSRRILPDGEWIKGLAYRRPLDRRLARVEDELVEAREAWRRMELQFSIWIGGLLCIGLLGAMGLQRLQRRRILKKLKLRITRDLHDEVGSNLGSITLAAKRMEDAGSSPEDLSELSLMAREASASLRDVVWLTDQSVIRLPALLQKLAERAERILSGVELSIDLAPDCPGRIVPLTFKRHLILFFKEAVHNCARHSHATWVRIVIAAGEEQLTLSVQDNGCGFDPSQKSDGWGVDSMQKRAHELGGTMVLQSTPGNGTTVSLTIPLSTLMKKTDYLYKTSN; encoded by the coding sequence TTGCTTTTGGCATTTGCTGCGTTTCCTGAATCCGTGGACCCCTGTTTTCCGGAGCAGTGGCATACCCGGCAGGCGGCAGAAACCCGTTCTTTGACGCGCTGGCCGCCGGCGCGGATCCATCAGTTGGAGGCGGAGAAGATACGGCTTCAGAAAAAAATCGCGGTTCTTCCCCAACACGATCCAAAGGTTCTGCCGGATCATTTAGGATATCATTCTTCATGCGAAATCCCTGGTTCAGAGGGATCGTCCCCGGTATCGACAATTGATCTGAAAATGGAATGGCCGCGCATGGTTTCTATCGCGATGGCACCCGCTTTTAATCCCCAGGAACCCGGTGACGGCCCGTACGCTTTTCCTACGCGGTTCAAGATTGAAGTGCGTGATGCGGGCTCTGGAACGTTCAGCGAGGTGGTGAACTGGATGGATGAGGACTTCCCGGATCCTGGACCTTATCCTGTCTTTTTTTCAGATATTAATCTGACGATTGATCAGGTGCGGATCACGGTGCCTCGGGTGGAGCGGGAATCCGGCGTGGCCTATTTTGCGCTTGGCGAGCTTTATCTGTTCCTGGAGCAGGAGGGGCAGCTGGCGGATAATATGGCGGTTTGGGCCAGTGTTGACGTGAGCGAGTCAGAATCGTTCGATATGCCGCCGCTGTGGGATGGGCGGTATCTTTGCGATAATATTGTCGGACTGGGCGTTCCGCTGAGCGGTGAAAAAAACTCGGTGAAGGATTTGGTGATCCCCTATGAAAACGAATCGCTTTCCGAGCCGGTGCAGATTGTGCTCGATCTCGGACAGATGCAGAAAGTGGGACGCGTAGACCTCTGGCCGGCAGAGGCTCCGTACCTGCTTGCGATTCCATCCATCGGGTTCCCGCGTGAGATTACTCTGGAACTTTCTGCTGATCCGGAGTTTAAAACCTCAGAAACGATCCATGTGGAAAACGTGGGGCGTCGAATGCAGCGCGAGGATCGGCTCTCTGTGCTTTGCCGGGCATATAAGGCCCGTTATGTGCGGATTGTCATGGACGACCTGCCCGAGTTTATGGGACAGCGAATGCTGGGGCTCGGTGAGATTTCGGTTTCGGAATATGGGCAGGTTTTTTCGGTAGGATGCGACGTGTCTTCCAAAGGGATTCCGGCGGGATATGTTGATCAGCTGCCGCGGTTGGTGGATGGTTATACGCGTTCTCGTCGGATTTTACCGGATGGAGAGTGGATTAAAGGATTGGCTTATCGACGTCCTCTGGACCGACGCTTGGCACGGGTTGAGGACGAACTCGTTGAGGCGCGGGAGGCATGGCGCAGAATGGAGCTTCAGTTCAGTATATGGATTGGAGGTCTTCTTTGTATTGGACTTCTGGGAGCCATGGGGCTGCAGCGGCTTCAGCGCCGCCGAATTCTTAAAAAGCTGAAGTTGCGCATTACCCGCGACCTGCATGATGAGGTCGGAAGTAATCTTGGCAGCATTACGCTGGCGGCGAAACGGATGGAGGATGCGGGGTCCTCTCCGGAAGATCTTTCAGAGTTGTCGCTAATGGCTCGGGAAGCTTCTGCTTCTTTGCGCGATGTGGTTTGGCTGACCGATCAATCAGTTATTCGTCTGCCGGCGCTGCTGCAGAAATTAGCCGAGCGAGCCGAGCGTATTCTCAGCGGTGTTGAACTGTCGATCGATCTGGCTCCGGATTGTCCCGGCCGGATTGTTCCATTAACGTTCAAACGTCATTTAATCCTGTTTTTTAAGGAGGCTGTGCATAACTGTGCAAGACATTCCCATGCAACGTGGGTTCGAATTGTTATTGCCGCCGGAGAAGAGCAGTTGACCCTTTCAGTGCAGGACAACGGATGCGGTTTTGATCCGTCACAAAAATCAGATGGGTGGGGTGTGGACAGCATGCAGAAGCGTGCGCATGAGCTGGGGGGGACAATGGTCCTGCAGTCGACACCGGGAAATGGAACCACTGTATCGCTGACAATCCCTTTGAGTACGCTGATGAAAAAAACAGATTATTTGTATAAAACCTCTAACTGA
- a CDS encoding response regulator transcription factor, with protein MIPINIWLVEDDAGYRRNLRLSLDREEHITCSCVFPSCIEFFEALQEDVPPDVVLMDLGLPGMSGLEGIRRLAQEFPDVAVVVLTVFKDKEKVLQALDAGAAGYLLKESTGPEIVQGLQQVFFGGSALSPSVAKIVVEELRKPSPAEDFKLSRREVEVLEKLAEGLAVKEIAAALDISIGTAGFHLTNIYKKLQVQSQTGAVAKALRSGII; from the coding sequence ATGATTCCGATTAATATATGGCTGGTGGAAGACGATGCCGGGTATCGCCGCAACCTGCGGCTGTCTCTGGATCGTGAAGAGCATATTACATGCAGTTGCGTGTTTCCGTCGTGTATTGAATTCTTTGAGGCGCTGCAGGAGGATGTTCCGCCTGATGTGGTCTTGATGGACCTGGGGCTGCCCGGAATGAGTGGACTGGAAGGAATTCGCCGGCTTGCCCAGGAGTTTCCGGACGTCGCCGTGGTTGTGCTTACCGTTTTTAAGGATAAAGAAAAAGTTCTGCAGGCGTTGGATGCCGGTGCGGCAGGGTATCTGCTTAAAGAATCCACCGGGCCGGAAATTGTTCAGGGGCTTCAGCAGGTTTTTTTCGGCGGTTCTGCGCTGAGTCCTTCGGTGGCCAAGATAGTGGTTGAAGAGCTTCGCAAACCGTCTCCGGCTGAAGATTTCAAGCTGTCCCGACGGGAAGTTGAAGTGCTTGAAAAACTGGCGGAAGGACTGGCGGTTAAAGAAATTGCTGCGGCCCTTGATATCAGCATTGGAACCGCCGGGTTTCATCTTACCAATATTTACAAAAAACTGCAGGTGCAGTCACAGACCGGGGCCGTGGCCAAGGCGCTTCGGTCCGGCATTATCTGA
- a CDS encoding acetylxylan esterase — MKTRGLIFYFVCWVFGQICSAQTEVSIVPDNGTALYRCGEAATWNIYLEKDGEPLNDPVEYTVKRGGLEVVDSGTLELKDGQASVSASRSDPGALLMQLKLDAGSWKLNGKQMQKAAGGAIFDREKIHPSGEEAPEFDAFWERKLAELAAVPVNVKLEKVDNDEVDLWEISMDNIRGTKICGHLARPRNSDGPFPACANFEGAGVRRANPYSVIQQAKNGWLSLNIIAHSIDAYREPAYYEKLSRNELKGYPEMGRDNPETCYFLRMMLATFRCVDYLSQRDDWNGTVLRANGGSQGGWQAIAAAALNPKVTVLTANVSAGCDQTGPLIGRQAGWPKAFWQKEDSIRTSKYFDAVFFARRVKCPALIGVGAIDPVCPPEGVCAMYNQLAGPKQLIVMPAGAHNGVGHQSWQAALRRLENNFKTGNIQLEDRP, encoded by the coding sequence ATGAAAACAAGAGGACTGATTTTTTATTTTGTCTGTTGGGTTTTTGGACAGATCTGTTCGGCACAGACGGAAGTATCCATTGTTCCTGATAACGGCACTGCACTGTATCGCTGCGGCGAAGCAGCCACATGGAATATTTATCTGGAAAAGGACGGGGAGCCGTTGAACGATCCGGTTGAATATACGGTTAAGCGGGGAGGCCTGGAGGTTGTTGACAGCGGCACGCTGGAACTGAAGGACGGTCAAGCGTCTGTGTCGGCCTCTCGCAGCGATCCCGGGGCGCTGCTGATGCAGTTGAAATTGGATGCCGGCAGCTGGAAACTGAATGGGAAGCAGATGCAGAAGGCGGCGGGCGGTGCAATTTTTGATCGGGAAAAGATCCATCCTTCTGGAGAAGAGGCTCCGGAATTTGATGCGTTCTGGGAGAGAAAACTCGCTGAACTGGCGGCCGTTCCGGTGAATGTGAAGCTTGAAAAAGTCGATAATGATGAAGTCGATCTTTGGGAAATCTCTATGGATAATATCCGGGGAACAAAAATCTGCGGTCATCTTGCTCGACCGAGAAATTCTGACGGGCCTTTTCCGGCGTGTGCCAACTTTGAGGGTGCCGGCGTTCGGCGTGCAAACCCATACAGCGTCATTCAACAGGCAAAGAACGGCTGGCTGTCACTCAATATTATTGCTCACAGCATTGATGCTTATCGGGAACCGGCGTACTACGAAAAGCTCAGCCGCAATGAGTTGAAAGGATATCCTGAGATGGGCAGGGATAATCCTGAAACCTGTTACTTCCTGCGGATGATGCTGGCGACATTCCGTTGCGTCGATTATCTGTCGCAGCGTGACGACTGGAATGGGACGGTGTTGCGGGCCAATGGCGGCAGTCAGGGCGGCTGGCAGGCAATCGCCGCAGCCGCACTCAATCCGAAAGTAACGGTTCTGACCGCCAATGTTTCCGCAGGATGTGATCAGACCGGACCTTTGATCGGTCGTCAGGCCGGCTGGCCGAAAGCGTTCTGGCAGAAGGAAGACTCTATTCGTACCTCGAAATATTTTGATGCCGTTTTCTTTGCGCGACGGGTGAAGTGCCCGGCGCTGATCGGAGTCGGGGCAATTGATCCGGTTTGTCCGCCGGAAGGTGTCTGTGCAATGTATAACCAGCTGGCCGGTCCGAAACAGCTGATCGTGATGCCCGCCGGAGCACATAACGGCGTGGGGCATCAGTCATGGCAGGCAGCTCTCAGAAGATTGGAAAACAATTTTAAGACCGGTAACATTCAGTTGGAAGATCGTCCATAA
- a CDS encoding right-handed parallel beta-helix repeat-containing protein: MTCRKLVFVLLLAGAFASADTYYVDSESGDDQQSGTSEAGAWKSLARIGESTLAAGDQLLLKRGCRFEGALKISVTGTEKDPVVIGAYGNGPAPVIDAKGYPAGICLVKSHYVTVKDLEISADGGSVGTGQKDRRYGVYVQGIWGGTSHITLDNLTIYKIYPETGSKHEGINPTSYIGTGILIQGGEKISSTGFVVKNCRISDVGFKAIELKNIEQVDVLDNFMKDIGGPAIQPGNVNDLVVRGNTVDGSGSFKDPRMHGRGSGIWPWTCSRVLIEKNRFMHARGPGDSCGIHIDFNCSDVVVQYNLSVDNEGGFVEILGNNHNCAYRYNISINDGARVKGIDGAFQEGKILWTSGFVGSKKEKHGPYNSYIYNNTVYIKEGSRSCFSFTPTTDGLLVANNIFYILGQTRNVSGDQTWGKFKTKGPMQRAVIENNLYARLASWPADLEFRETDMTIGDPQFARPGGLNPEDYIPQNAGLIRNQGTRIKQLAGDEVGLRIGLDVKEDFFGNPIVGNPDLGAVEMIR; encoded by the coding sequence ATGACCTGTAGAAAACTTGTTTTCGTTTTACTTTTAGCCGGTGCATTCGCATCGGCTGACACCTATTATGTCGACAGCGAATCGGGAGACGATCAGCAAAGCGGGACCTCTGAAGCAGGTGCATGGAAAAGCCTTGCTCGGATTGGTGAGTCAACACTGGCTGCAGGGGATCAGCTGCTGCTCAAACGCGGATGCCGGTTTGAAGGCGCTTTGAAAATATCCGTAACCGGAACCGAAAAAGATCCGGTTGTAATTGGTGCTTACGGCAACGGTCCGGCGCCGGTTATTGATGCAAAAGGATATCCGGCCGGAATCTGCCTGGTTAAGTCTCATTATGTGACAGTTAAAGATCTGGAAATCTCTGCTGATGGCGGCAGTGTGGGCACCGGTCAAAAAGACAGACGCTACGGCGTCTATGTGCAGGGAATCTGGGGAGGCACATCGCACATCACACTTGATAACCTGACCATTTATAAAATTTATCCGGAGACCGGATCCAAGCATGAGGGAATTAATCCCACCAGTTACATCGGTACCGGTATTCTGATTCAAGGTGGAGAAAAGATTTCCTCGACCGGCTTTGTCGTTAAAAACTGTCGAATCTCCGATGTCGGCTTTAAAGCAATAGAATTGAAAAACATTGAGCAGGTCGACGTGCTTGATAATTTTATGAAGGATATCGGAGGGCCTGCCATCCAGCCTGGAAACGTGAATGACCTGGTTGTGCGCGGCAACACCGTAGACGGTTCCGGTTCCTTTAAAGATCCGCGCATGCACGGACGGGGCAGTGGAATCTGGCCATGGACCTGCAGCCGGGTCCTGATCGAAAAAAACCGTTTTATGCATGCTCGCGGTCCCGGCGATTCCTGTGGAATTCACATCGATTTCAACTGCAGTGATGTGGTTGTTCAATACAATCTCAGTGTGGATAATGAAGGCGGATTTGTTGAGATTCTCGGCAACAATCACAACTGTGCCTATCGCTACAATATCAGCATTAATGACGGTGCGAGGGTGAAAGGTATAGACGGAGCCTTTCAGGAAGGAAAAATTCTCTGGACCAGCGGTTTTGTCGGTTCTAAAAAAGAAAAACACGGGCCGTATAATTCATACATCTACAACAATACGGTTTATATTAAAGAGGGCAGCCGTTCCTGTTTTTCATTCACGCCAACCACCGACGGTTTGCTGGTGGCCAACAATATCTTCTACATTCTGGGACAAACCAGAAATGTGTCGGGAGATCAGACATGGGGAAAGTTTAAAACCAAAGGACCGATGCAGCGGGCGGTCATAGAGAACAACCTGTATGCACGCCTGGCATCCTGGCCGGCTGATCTGGAATTCCGAGAAACAGATATGACAATCGGTGACCCGCAGTTTGCCCGTCCCGGCGGCCTGAATCCGGAAGATTATATTCCGCAGAATGCCGGGCTGATCCGTAATCAAGGAACCCGGATTAAACAACTGGCCGGTGATGAGGTCGGTCTGCGGATTGGTCTGGATGTGAAAGAAGACTTTTTCGGAAACCCCATTGTTGGAAATCCTGATCTCGGAGCGGTGGAGATGATCCGTTGA